A genome region from Pelodiscus sinensis isolate JC-2024 chromosome 27, ASM4963464v1, whole genome shotgun sequence includes the following:
- the TCP11 gene encoding T-complex protein 11 homolog isoform X6, with protein MELIRQEAEHGALDIPNLAMYILDTMAMLCAPIRDEEVQRLQGVTDPVQLLREIFRVLDLMKMDMANFTIQSLRPHLQDHAIHYEQKKFQELLAKLPNSLDHTTEWLSKAAAEVSASSSSHPEDHGSPTALSLGAVSRSSATPNPMSVLNQGYMNLLHWEPGTEKYPETLLMDQARLQEIQLQVNQLTIIAAVLLVSSSVCGSTLFSSPVFVDRLKRVTKALLEGLPCTRFQEALLDISNHVHREVSEALLQLDYPAFTSEKSSSLKGQIRSIAEKDNAVRSIIEQRIHSFLSLHLSSTAQNSHNLPKGLAPVQEELLEVGHRFSSVIHHNRQVYGPYYLAILKEVLLPGAEAEAGIGSF; from the exons ATGGAGCTGATCAGACAGGAGGCTGAGCACGGGGCTCTAGACATTCCCAATCTCGCCATGTACATCCTAGATACAATGGCGATGCTGTGTGCACCCATCAGAGATGAGGAAGTGCAGAGACTACAGGGTGTGACAGACCCTGTTCAGCTGCTCAG GGAAATTTTCCGGGTGCTGGATCTGATGAAAATGGACATGGCAAATTTTACCATCCAGAGCCTCCGGCCCCACCTGCAAGATCATGCTATCCATTATGAACAGAAGAAATTCCAGGAGCTCCTAGCCAAGTTGCCTA ACAGTCTGGATCACACAACTGAGTGGTtaagcaaagcagcagcagaagtctctGCATCTTCATCATCCCATCCTGAGGACCATGGATCGCCCACTGCACTCTCGTTGGGGGCTGTCAGCAGGAGTTCAGCTACACCAAATCCTATGTCTGTGTTAAACCAAGGATACATGAACCTACTTCATTGGGAGCCTGGGACAGAGAAATACCCTGAG ACTCTGTTGATGGATCAAGCACGGCTGCAGGAGATACAGTTGCAGGTGAATCAGCTAACAATCATAGCTGCAGTCCTGCTTGTGTCCAGCAGCGTGTGTGGAAGCACCTTGTTCAGCTCGCCTGTGTTTGTAGATAGGCTGAAACGGGTAACAAAGGCCCTTTTGGAAGGGCTTCCTTGCACCAG GTTTCAAGAAGCTTTGCTGGACATCAGCAATCATGTGCACCGTGAAGTTAGTGAGGCTCTTCTGCAGCTGGATTACCCGGCTTTCACCAGTGAGAAATCTTCTTCCTTAAAAGGCCAGATAAGGAGCATTGCAGAGAAGGACAACGCAGTGCGGAGCATAATTG AGCAGCGGATCCATTCGTTTCTCAGTCTTCATTTGTCTTCTACTGCCCAGAACTCTCACAATCTCCCAAAAGGCCTCGCTCCTGTTCAGGAAGAACTGCTGGAAGTTGGCCACAGGTTTAGCAGTGTGATTCATCATAACAGACAGGTGTACGGACCCTACTACCTAGCAATTCTAAAGGAAGTTCTTCTcccaggggcagaggcagaagcagggatAGGTTCTTTCTAA